The genomic DNA TAATGAGCTCAAGTAACTTGAGGTATTATTTGGCTTCATTGGCGAATTGGTCATTATTGCCTTCTCAATAGTAGTTATCGGCAAAAGCGAAATAATGGTTAATGGCGAACCAAATCGGATAGCGCATGTGCACGGCCCCGAGCCAGCAATTCTCAGCCAATCTTTTGTGAGCAACAGCCCATCTACATttacattaacaaaaaatatacagAGAATTCAGACCTTTAACCATTTGTTTCTGAGACCACCACTCAACAAGTATGCCTAAAACCGTGAAAGCGCCCAAGAAGGGCTCAAAGAAAGCCGTCTCTAAGGCCACCAAGACCggcaagaagaggagaaagtccAGGAAGGAGAGCTATGCTATCTACGTCTACAAGGTCCTGAAGCAGGTCCACCCCGACACCGGTATCTCCTCCAAGGCTATGGGCATCATGAACTCGTTCGTGAGCGACATCTTTGAGCGCATCGCCGGGAAATCCTCTCGTCTGGCTCAGTACAACAAGCGCTCCACCATCACCTACAGACTTGTGGTCATCTTTCCTGTGTACAATGGTTACAGAGGTTCAAAGAGACATACAATTATTTCAACGCATGACTTCAATATACTCTTTGTATTCATACACTGTTAATATGACACTATTCACAGTAAAGAGATACAGCTCTGTAAGCAGCCAATTTACTCACAATACGTATGTTACAGCCCACGATAATCCAAGACATTTCTACTGCAAGTATATGAACTGTTTCCAGATACTGGAATAAATGTGTCCAATCCCTGAGCATGacaatgtttttcattcaaatcagATATCAATTCACCTTTAATACTTCCTGTACACTGATTGTAACTTACACCCCCCCAACTAACTTCTTGGTGAAAATTCATAACCAtagtttctgatgttttttttcttcaatgaaaAAGATTACATGAAACCTTGTGCTGTCTgaaatgtgacagaacaaagacacgGAACAAAAAAGAATGTTCAATAAGCACTTCACAGACTTTCTGACACTTTTTTTACAGGCACACTGAACTAGGCCTgcacccacttttgggtcccgacctaCCAGTTTAGAAACACTGTTGAAGAATGTGTAATACACATTGTTTTCTACACATTGAAATATTAAACAGTGACTAAAATACTAAACCAATCAAGAAACAACTTATTATAATGATATTGTTTGTTAACAACAGCTTTGATTCAACATAGCCtctgttgatttgatttgtttctcaCTAAGGTTTTACTGACTTTCAGAGcagcaaagacacattttcaaaacatccTGACAATTAATAGGctacaaaaaaaacttgaagtCTGTTGAATTGGATATTTCACATGAACCAAAAGTTGAATGACTTTTACATATGTATGTAGTTTACAAATCGATCGTAAGTCATAGACTATTTGTAGAATCAgtattgaccttttttttttttaccgaaaATAAattagagagaggaggaaaaatgacTCCACCATGCTCGAAGGTCTGAGCTCAGCAGAGGAAAATTAGATTAACTTAAttaatttgtgtaaatgtgtaataaTCACGTTATACACATTGAAATACTAAATATAAAACCAATCAAGCAACAATTTATGATAAGGACATTGtttgtcaacaacaaaattgATTCAATGTATCCTTTGTTGATTTGATTAGTTTCTCAGCTTCTACTTTGGTAAGACAAGGCTATTTCAGAGAAGCTGCTCtccacacaaactcaaactgatGTGCATATTAACTTGTTAGATTGTTACATCGTACTATTTTCAAACTTTAACTCTGTAACCTTCTTATAAAATGTATCATTTGGTCTGACCTGGAGCTCAAAGCCACAACATCATCTGTGAGTCTCCGTGTGTTTACCTCCAGAGAAAAGTCTCCGATTAAAACTAAACAAATCAAAGTACAacgttaatgtttgttttgttcgaTCAACGGATGCCTCTGTGTATACTATCACAATTTTAAATGCTCACATGTCTCATTAAGACACTTTAGGAGCCGAAATGTGACGGAAAATCCCCGCGTGTTGTCCAAACAGAGCGGGTATCATAGAGGTTTGAAGCCTGCtgtaatgaaatgaaagagtCCTCGTCCACAAACATGAGCTGAATCTGAAGAGATGAAGGTTTTCTAACTGTTCCGAAACATTTATTCGGTTGAACAGATTATATGTCTGAGTTACATCCCCATAAAGTTgaagataaaacacaaagtgtcGCCACATTTCAGGCGGGAATAGAGCGTCTGTGTGGGTTGACTCTTCACGGTTCTCATGTGCCTTTTATTACTCGCCTCCGGTCGTTCATCGCCACACGTCCAGTGAGAGATCAACATGGCAGAAgaagcaccagcagcagccccGGTGGTGAAAACCCCGAAGAAGAAATCGGCTCCCAAGCCGAAGTCTGAGGGACCCCCCCTCCCGACGCTCATCATCAGCGCTGTGGCTGAGTCCAAAGAGCGTAAAGGTGTGTCCTTATCGGCCGTGAAGAAGGCACTGGCCGCTAAAGGTGTGGATGTGGTCAAGGCTAACAAACGCATCAACGCCGCCGTGGTGAAGCTGGTAACAAAGGGAACTTTGGCCCAGACTAAAGGCAGTGGTGCCTCCGGATCTTTCAAGCTCGCAAAGAAAGAGCCCGCAGCCGCCAAACCAGCAGCGAAGAAGGTCGCAAAGAAAGCTCCAGCCAAGGCGAAGAAGCCCGCTGCAAAGAAAGCGACACCCAAGAAGAAGACTCCAGTCAAGAAAGCGGCAGCAGTCAAGAAGTCTCCGAAGAAGGTAACAGCCAAGAAAACTCCAGTAAAGAAGGCAACCAAAAAGCCTGCTGCAAAGAGTCCCAAGAAGGCTGCCCCAAAGAAAGTGGTGAAGAAGACTCCAGTGAAAAAGGCTCCAGCTAAGAAAACAGCAGCGAAGAAGACTGCAGCCAAGAAGGCCAAGAAGTAAATCTTCACACCAGCATTCAATGCATcaaaggctcttttaagagcccCCACAACTTCTACTAAAGAGTCTGTCCTCAATTATATTATTTAGAATCATGTGATCTATATTTAGAAGCCGCTGAATGTTGACATCAGCTTCTAGTGTTTACACTACTCACAGTCTAAGATTCTATCATTACTTGTCAGAATATTATGTTCAAAACACAGGATAGTTCAACTTTTATAATCATTTAATAATGTAGGTCTTGAGGTGTGTATAAACATCTCAATGAGTGTAGTAAGATGAATACAGGTAAGGACATTCTGCAAAAGCTAATTTTACATGGATATAAAGTTTAAAGGAAACAGGACAGatacttttaattatttattatttgagttgtttccttatttaattatttaattgttcattattgatCCGTTGTTGTGGTTTCCAGTTTCCTCTTACCAGACCTGATTGAATATATATGAATTTCAGCCAGCGTTAAACTCACAATGAAACATCCTCACAGAATAATTCATCTTGGTTTAATGACCCTCTGTTGGCTGAATGTGCTCCATATGTCTCTGCaggatatttttttaagattaaatcTGCTTCTTGAACTGTTTCTGATAATATTATAATGATATGATGACCACCTTACTAGAAATACTTatttcaataaaatacatttcaaaaactAATCTGGACAGTGTGTCAAATAGGATGTGATGATGAGTAAAACATTGAAGCTGAAAGACATCTCAAACGAGAAAACAGTGACTGAattatttttagaaaatgatgTTTGGGATGTGTGCATTGGTATCAAAGGACCAAAAAATACAATCCCCCACATATTACATTAATATGTACCCAAATAAAGAGATTTTATCAATATAATAAATGTTCCTGCATTTATACCGTGGTATATCGGAGTGCATCTTTggtgcatttacattttaagcTTTGACAGActacactgaaacacattttcttgtttattgtttctattAAGATAGGAGCTACATTAATACaaacaactaaaaataaatcatgtctACCCAAATATTACTACATGTGGTAATGCCCTGCACTCATATCAAGGAGTAACATTATAGGGACACTACTTACAGTAGGCTAATGGTAACACAGGATCTTTTTTAACTCTGATAATctcaagagagaaaaaagcaagTTAATTATTTTAGGAAAGTTATTTGCTCTTTTGTTGTGATGtggtggctcttaaaagagcctttgtgtttcttgtcaggaTTTGGGCCTCTACTTCTTGGCGGCCTTCTCGGTCTTCTTGGGCAGGAGAACAGCCTGGATGTTGGGCAGCACTCCTCCCTGAGCGATGGTCACTCCTCCGAGCAGCTTGTTGAGCTCCTCGTCGTTGCGGACAGCCAGCTGCAGGTGACGGGGGATGATACGGGTCTTCTTGTTGTCACGTGCAGCGTTACCGGCCAACTCCAAGATCTCAGCGGTCAGGTACTCGAGCACAGCCGCCAGGTAGACGGGGGCTCCGGCACCAACACGCTGGGCATAGTTTCCTTTACGCAGCAGCCTGTGAACACGACCGACTGGGAACTGAAGTCCAGCACGAGAGGAGCGGGTCTTTGCCTTTGCTCTGGCTTTTCCGCCGGTTTTGCCTCTTCCTGACATGATTCAAGTGTATCTCTAGACTCGGGACTGAGAGAAATGTGCTCTACGCGGACATGCCCTCTATTATATGACCGCGGAGCGCGCGCGTTTTTCTGCCCCTCCAACCAGACAAGAGGCTTCGGGCTTAGCAGCGGAGGGCGGACCATCCTAGCTTAGCTCCACAACTTTTCTCCAATGAGCGGCGCTGATCGAGTAAGGGGCTCGCTCCCCCCGGCGGGACTGAGCTCCAGACGCGGCTTTGTCACCAATCAGAGGCTAGAGGTCTGAAGCAGCGTCACCGGTCGGTATCCGCTCACTCGGTTTAAAAGCAGCTCGTCTCCGGCCTCTGACACATTTTTCTCCTTATTAGAGAATCTTAAACCATGGCAAGAACTAAGCAGACCGCTCGTAAGTCCACCGGAGGCAAAGCCCCCAGGAAGCAGCTGGCCACCAAGGCTGCCCGTAAGAGTGCCCCTGCCACCGGCGGCGTCAAGAAGCCTCATCGTTACAGGCCCGGTACCGTGGCTCTCAGAGAGATCCGTCGTTACCAGAAATCCACCGAGCTGCTCATCCGCAAGCTGCCCTTCCAGCGTCTGGTCCGTGAGATCGCTCAGGACTTCAAGACCGATCTGCGCTTCCAGAGCTCCGCTGTCATGGCTCTGCAGGAGGCCAGCGAGGCTTACCTGGTCGGTCTCTTCGAGGACACCAATCTGTGCGCCATCCACGCCAAGAGGGTCACCATCATGCCCAAAGACATCCAGCTGGCCAGAAGGATCCGCGGAGAGAGAGCTTAATCTGTCTACTGCTCCAAAACACCCACAacggctcttttaagagccaccaCATTTTACTCAAGAGATATTCCTCTACtgtttgttgaatttataaTAATGATGAGTTTATTATTTCATTCTAGTCCCATGTTGTCAACTATTTCTCTCATACAGTACTGCAACCTCAATAATATTACAATGTAGTCATACATACAGGTATATAGAAACCATAGATATAGAGCACAGACATATTACAAAGTTATTACCATAATACACACTAAATTAATGCTACATTTAATTTGTTCTCCACTGAATTATATTAGAATTTGAGGAGTTATTCAAATTAATCACCAGAGTAcacatgtatatttaatatgtATTATCTCGTAAAGAGACATTGTCAATATTTAATCTCCCTCATATTTCCTGAGAGGTGCAGATTTCTAGAATCATCGTTCAGCTAAAAGAACTTCAGTAAATCACCAGCACACACTATGAACTCAGGAATCACTTCATTAgagatgttttaatttttacGATAAATTAATGAGTcccataaaaacattttgaagttgataCCATTACATCTACAGGCCTTTAAGTTTGGATCACAAACGGGTTCACTGACGACCACTTGGACTAAATATAACAGTGATTCATAAAGACGGTTAAGATGCTACAGGATGCTCCTCATACAGATccatatcatttttaaatactgatGATAAAATACTAACTTTAGTTATAGCCTGTAGATTAAAGGATACTGTACCTGATATTACAGACAATGATGAATGCAGGTTAAGATCCACCACATTAGATTAATTATCTTTAAAGGCGCACTATGGGAACAAATAATGACCTATAAAGACACAGTTCTCTGAACCACCACAGAGTCTCATATATGAAAACTATATTCATCAAatatgtgtgtctttatataacacacacacacacacacacacacacacacacacacacacacacacacacacacacacacacacacacacacacacacacacacacacacacacacacacacacacacacacacacacacacacacacacacacacacacacacacacacacacacaacacacacacacacacacaatccatgCACATGATAAAAAAGTCTTGTTATAAAAAGTGATTGATGGactgaggaaacacacaagaagataataaaacactaaaagatAAGCTGGAAAAAGAACAAGATGATCTTTAAATCAACTAAACAGACTCAGATATAAAATAGATGTTTAATCAAAACTACTTAAAAGTTAGATACTACACATAATATGCAAGTTCAACTTGTGACAGAATGAGACAAAGTAGATGAAGAATTTGCTAAATATTATAAAAGACTCTTCTAAAAAGATACAGAGTTTGAAGTAAGGAGCTTCCTTATGAACAGGTTAAGACAGGAACAGAGCCAGGTAATGTGCAGGTGAATGTAATTtataagaagaaataaaaaagatagaGGAAACAGTCAAATCTCAAAAGTGGGTAAAAACTAACGAGAAAAGAAATACTATTGCAGACAATACCAAAGAGAGATGAGAAACAAAAATGCgataatgtttttaataatgttaattTACCTTGAACACATTAAAACTAATTCCAAAGCTTCACTTCTGGGATTTAGAAGTGTCTTTTGTTAAAGGGACTcacataaaagaaaagttttaaaataaattatttatttattttcagttttatgtatttgttctgCACTCTAAGTGTGTTTACTTGTTGAATTTGTGCTATCGAAATAAATTACAATATAACATATTTTTGTTGGGTTGTTATagactttctttttgtttcaacattCAGTCATGATTCTTTAAAGGTGTGCTGATAGAGcttcctgtcctcctctgctggatgtttttatgACCTTCGCTGTCCGAGGTGCTGAAATGATCCCtgctgcagcatgttgtgtcatttgtttagaaacaaaatacaaactgtaATAATCTTCCTTCATCTCGGTGTGAATGATTTCACTCCAAGATGTTAAATGTTTTCGGGTCCATGTGGAGCTCAGTCAGTCTAACAGGAGTCACGCTGTCCCTGATTCATGCTGCTGTTCAGAGGGGGGCGCTAATGCTTCATAGGATTTTGCTTTGAAAAAACATgaccgaagaagaagaaagcagccCTCTGACTTCAATAAGGTTCTCAGAGACTAGATTTAGAAAAACGTGAATACCAACACAGACTCATTCAGCTTTCTACGACTGAACTGCTAAAATGTCTGGAAGAGGAAAGGGAGGTAAAGGACTCGGTAAAGGAGGCGCTAAGCGTCACCGCAAAGTTCTCCGTGATAACATCCAGGGAATCACCAAGCCCGCTATCCGCCGTCTGGCTCGTCGTGGTGGAGTGAAGCGTATCTCCGGTCTGATCTACGAGGAGACCCGTGGTGTGTTGAAGGTGTTCCTGGAGAACGTCATCCGTGATGCCGTCACGTATACCGAGCATGCCAAGAGGAAGACCGTGACCGCCATGGATGTGGTTTACGCTCTGAAGAGACAGGGACGCACTCTGTACGGCTTCGGAGGTTAAACCTGATCCACTCAAATGGAAACCCAAAGGCTCTCGTAAGAGCCACACACTTCCTTTAAAGAGTAAAACCCATTATATCTGAAAGTTTAGAATGTATGTACTCTCAACAGTTCTGTGAAATTCCGGCCATATAATTATCTTAACTAGTCTAAAAACGGATCATAAAGGGTGACATTAACATTACAGACACAAAGTGTCGTTGTTCCTTTTGAAAAGATCAGTTATCAACCGACTTGACGAGACGCACTCTCAAGGCAGCCTTGCATGTACACCgcattttaaagtttgttatGTTACGCAGTaactatattttaaattattcagGCCGTTTGAGTTTCTGTCTGCGTAGTCGACAGTGACCTTGAAAAGTGACGCAATCTGGAGATTGAGACATACCAGACACATCCTTAAGCATCCTTCCCATAATCTTTAATAGCTGTAAAACAAACGCCTGTGTTTCTTCACCCACAATCAACTTTTATGATTTGTATGTATTGGCATATTGAAATGAAGATTTGATTTCTCAGTTGCAGTCTATTGAAGTCCGATTTGATCAACTCAATTCCACCATTTATATCTTTGATCTTAATCGCCTAAATTAGATTGTTTTATTAGTCGTAGCTGTATAGGAAACAATTGTAATAGTAATTGGTTCGGAATGAATCCAGCTCTTCGATTAAATGTTGGGTGGTCCTTAAAAGGACCgttttgttgttgctggttATCAGCGAATTTACTTGGAGCTGGTGTACTTGGTCACAGCCTTAGTGCCCTCAGACACGGCGTGCTTGGCCAGCTCACCGGGCAGCAGCAGGCGGACAGCGGTCTGGATCTCCCTGGAGGTGATGGTGGAGCGCTTGTTGTACTGAGCCAGACGAGAGGACTCCCCGGCGATGCGCTCAAAGATGTCGCTCACAAACGAGTTCATGATGCCCATAGCCTTGGAGGAGATACCGGTGTCAGGGTGAACCTGCTTCAGGACCTTGTAGACGTAGATGGCGTAGCTCTCCTTCCTggactttctccttttcttgcCGGTCTTGGTGGCCTTTGAGACGGCTTTCTTTGAGCCCTTCTTGGGCGCTTTCACGGTTTCAGGCATGTTTTCTGAGTGGCGGTCTCAGTGACTGATATCGAAGTGAGTGTCAGAAAGCAGTATATATTTGGTGTTGAAGCAAACAACCATGTGCTGTTGCTCACACAGGATTGGCTGACCGCCACGGTGTGCAATTCTTAGCTTTCAGTCATGTGACCGGCGCTGAGGCCTGAGGTGCCTTTAGGGTTTAGAAAAGTAGCGACCACCGATGATC from Labrus mixtus chromosome 11, fLabMix1.1, whole genome shotgun sequence includes the following:
- the LOC132983143 gene encoding histone H2B-like; protein product: MPKTVKAPKKGSKKAVSKATKTGKKRRKSRKESYAIYVYKVLKQVHPDTGISSKAMGIMNSFVSDIFERIAGKSSRLAQYNKRSTITYRLVVIFPVYNGYRGTLN
- the LOC132983376 gene encoding histone H1-like, which translates into the protein MAEEAPAAAPVVKTPKKKSAPKPKSEGPPLPTLIISAVAESKERKGVSLSAVKKALAAKGVDVVKANKRINAAVVKLVTKGTLAQTKGSGASGSFKLAKKEPAAAKPAAKKVAKKAPAKAKKPAAKKATPKKKTPVKKAAAVKKSPKKVTAKKTPVKKATKKPAAKSPKKAAPKKVVKKTPVKKAPAKKTAAKKTAAKKAKK
- the LOC132983387 gene encoding histone H2A codes for the protein MSGRGKTGGKARAKAKTRSSRAGLQFPVGRVHRLLRKGNYAQRVGAGAPVYLAAVLEYLTAEILELAGNAARDNKKTRIIPRHLQLAVRNDEELNKLLGGVTIAQGGVLPNIQAVLLPKKTEKAAKK
- the LOC132983377 gene encoding histone H3, which encodes MARTKQTARKSTGGKAPRKQLATKAARKSAPATGGVKKPHRYRPGTVALREIRRYQKSTELLIRKLPFQRLVREIAQDFKTDLRFQSSAVMALQEASEAYLVGLFEDTNLCAIHAKRVTIMPKDIQLARRIRGERA
- the LOC132983395 gene encoding histone H4, with amino-acid sequence MSGRGKGGKGLGKGGAKRHRKVLRDNIQGITKPAIRRLARRGGVKRISGLIYEETRGVLKVFLENVIRDAVTYTEHAKRKTVTAMDVVYALKRQGRTLYGFGG
- the LOC132983390 gene encoding histone H2B-like; its protein translation is MPETVKAPKKGSKKAVSKATKTGKKRRKSRKESYAIYVYKVLKQVHPDTGISSKAMGIMNSFVSDIFERIAGESSRLAQYNKRSTITSREIQTAVRLLLPGELAKHAVSEGTKAVTKYTSSK